Proteins from one Panicum virgatum strain AP13 chromosome 7K, P.virgatum_v5, whole genome shotgun sequence genomic window:
- the LOC120643076 gene encoding formin-like protein 5 has protein sequence MAPPPTASTRSPLLRPPSTRATSGNESLSAHWCSLTPPPPPQPTGTASPRFRPPPAARSTSSSHLCPPTAPINPGNGFTSPQRSSQAQPSCLPLAGVPQPRHRAAAGRRRPWTGHHRPPQPQLRPPADTIEEPWE, from the exons atggcgccgccgcccacggcctcaacgcggagccccctcctccgccctccctcgacccgagccacctCCGGGAACGAGTCCCTCTCGGCTCACTGGTGCTCCCtgacccctccaccgccgccccaaCCCACTGGAACGGCGTCGCCGCGGTTcagaccgccgccggccgcccgctccaCGTCGAGCTCCCACCTCTGCCCTCCCACAGCTCCAATCAACCCCGGGAACGGCTTCACCTCGCCCCAACGGAGCTCCCAAGCCCAGCCAAGCTgcctccccctcgccggagtGCCGCAGCCGCGacacagggccgccgccggccgccggcgcccgtggACAGGCCACCACAGGCCACCTCAGCCCCAACTGAGACCACCGGCAG ATACGATAGAAGAACCGTGGGAATGA